One genomic region from Aneurinibacillus sp. REN35 encodes:
- a CDS encoding DUF3900 domain-containing protein, whose amino-acid sequence MEFTVRFLSFFVVRGEAEGAEKGHKHYQTLGEVEYINSALKEFLDGEFSRIAKRKVERNPKTEQAPTKIGRFIVEPEYELDSNPNFNLFSRLRHASDKEEFRRESEDLVRAYMHTSAIRGGALIIVQAKLTKYFDDPFVFVLKCDFEPKIATVTDERSLISEVEMAISAKNMKSIQYPHMPEEGMVEEWELKIHQSSHARYFEDFLKFVEYEQSLPEIVNTQVMGMVQQYIEVAYEEESQERKQEEEAMEIWAASEKRELQEKWSNEQVVEAAAALTEQKPDLEMKLKLDHVSVKALLADFGESLHIAKLNDRYVLLIEGDTFEFEKGVSPVELLRPDELEHVLSRIAQKPASRTHSVEDDDQPPF is encoded by the coding sequence ATGGAGTTTACTGTACGCTTTCTTTCTTTTTTCGTCGTCCGCGGTGAAGCGGAGGGAGCAGAGAAAGGACATAAGCATTACCAAACCTTAGGTGAAGTTGAATACATAAATAGCGCTCTTAAAGAATTCTTAGATGGTGAGTTTAGCCGCATCGCCAAACGCAAAGTGGAGCGCAACCCGAAGACGGAGCAGGCACCGACAAAAATCGGCCGCTTCATTGTGGAGCCGGAATACGAGCTTGATAGCAACCCGAACTTTAACCTGTTCTCTCGCCTGCGTCATGCCTCTGATAAGGAAGAATTCCGGCGGGAGAGTGAAGACTTGGTACGTGCCTATATGCATACAAGTGCGATTCGTGGTGGCGCACTGATTATTGTACAGGCCAAGCTCACCAAATATTTTGATGACCCGTTTGTTTTCGTATTAAAATGTGATTTTGAGCCGAAAATTGCTACGGTAACGGATGAACGCAGTCTTATTAGTGAGGTTGAGATGGCGATCAGCGCAAAAAATATGAAATCCATTCAATACCCTCATATGCCGGAAGAGGGGATGGTAGAGGAGTGGGAATTGAAAATTCACCAGTCATCCCATGCCCGGTATTTTGAAGATTTCTTGAAATTCGTTGAATATGAACAATCGCTGCCCGAAATTGTCAATACGCAAGTGATGGGAATGGTGCAGCAGTATATTGAAGTTGCTTACGAGGAAGAAAGCCAGGAACGCAAGCAGGAAGAAGAAGCAATGGAGATCTGGGCGGCAAGCGAGAAGCGTGAACTGCAGGAGAAGTGGTCCAATGAGCAGGTTGTCGAGGCTGCGGCTGCGCTTACGGAACAGAAGCCGGATTTGGAGATGAAGCTGAAGTTAGACCATGTTAGCGTGAAGGCTTTGCTTGCCGACTTTGGAGAGAGCCTCCATATTGCAAAGCTGAATGATCGGTATGTTCTGTTGATTGAAGGAGACACCTTCGAATTTGAGAAGGGGGTCTCTCCGGTGGAATTGCTTCGACCAGATGAACTTGAGCATGTGCTTTCACGCATTGCACAAAAGCCGGCGAGCCGCACGCATTCTGTAGAAGACGATGACCAGCCCCCGTTTTAA
- a CDS encoding flavin monoamine oxidase family protein, translating to MARTPLLNRLQAAVSVVKEASSRNVTVEQVLQEKEEAAISRREFLQRAAFATAALAVPPAVWSLGTRMAQAALAPRIAVVGAGLAGLTCAYRLQQAGIRAEVYEASNRIGGRCFSIRNVFDEGQIAEHGGELIDTDHTAILRLVQECGLEVDHLLTAEKPGTEDFYHFFGAPYTFREATAAFTEIWNKLHNDVTHAGYPTTYKKHTPRGLQLDQMAITDWINETVSGGTLSPFGKLLDIAYTIEYGAEASEQSALNLLYLLGYSEKKTFQIFGPSDEAYHVRGGNDQIVTHLAESLAGQIHMQHALTAIQKNMDDTYTLLFEGGGVHEVIADYVVLALPFSILREIDYRQAGFKGLKETAIKELGMGTNSKFALQFKDRHWEALGCNGATYADTGYQNTWEVSRAQPGTSGILVNFTGGAVGSSFSQGSTTSHAAEFLRGIEPVLPGLGTKWNGKATIDYWPGYRWTKGSYAYYKVGQYTRFAGVEGEVEGRCYFAGDHASLDFQGYMNGAVETGEAVAKALAKSVKAKVLV from the coding sequence GTGGCGCGCACGCCATTATTGAACCGACTACAAGCAGCGGTTTCTGTCGTTAAAGAAGCATCTTCAAGGAATGTAACAGTCGAACAAGTCTTGCAGGAGAAAGAGGAGGCCGCCATATCTAGAAGGGAATTCTTGCAGCGTGCAGCTTTTGCAACGGCAGCGCTGGCAGTACCTCCGGCTGTATGGAGCCTTGGCACACGGATGGCGCAAGCTGCCCTGGCTCCTCGAATTGCTGTGGTAGGCGCAGGGCTCGCCGGTTTAACCTGTGCGTATCGCTTACAACAAGCAGGTATCAGGGCGGAAGTATATGAAGCTTCCAATAGGATAGGAGGCCGCTGCTTTAGTATTCGAAATGTATTCGATGAAGGACAGATTGCCGAGCATGGGGGTGAATTGATCGATACTGATCATACAGCCATTCTCCGGCTTGTTCAAGAATGTGGGCTGGAAGTCGATCATCTACTTACAGCAGAGAAGCCAGGCACCGAAGATTTTTATCACTTTTTTGGTGCGCCGTATACGTTTCGTGAGGCAACAGCAGCTTTTACAGAGATTTGGAACAAGCTTCATAACGATGTGACCCATGCGGGCTATCCTACTACATATAAGAAGCATACACCGCGCGGCCTGCAGTTGGATCAGATGGCGATTACGGACTGGATTAACGAGACCGTATCAGGTGGAACGCTCTCTCCATTCGGCAAATTGCTCGATATTGCCTATACGATTGAATACGGAGCGGAAGCGAGTGAACAGAGCGCTCTTAATCTATTGTATTTACTCGGCTACTCGGAGAAGAAGACATTCCAGATTTTCGGCCCTTCAGACGAAGCGTATCATGTGCGCGGGGGAAATGACCAGATCGTTACCCACTTGGCTGAATCACTTGCAGGTCAGATTCATATGCAGCATGCATTGACTGCGATTCAAAAAAATATGGATGATACGTATACCCTGCTTTTTGAGGGGGGAGGCGTTCATGAAGTAATAGCGGATTATGTAGTGCTTGCGCTGCCGTTTTCGATTCTGCGTGAGATTGATTACAGGCAGGCGGGCTTTAAGGGATTAAAAGAGACGGCCATCAAAGAACTTGGTATGGGAACCAATTCGAAGTTTGCTTTACAGTTTAAGGATCGCCACTGGGAAGCGCTTGGCTGTAACGGGGCTACGTATGCAGATACCGGCTATCAGAATACATGGGAAGTATCACGAGCACAGCCCGGTACATCGGGGATACTTGTTAATTTTACCGGCGGAGCCGTCGGAAGTTCATTCTCTCAAGGCAGTACCACAAGTCATGCCGCAGAGTTCTTGCGCGGAATTGAACCTGTGCTGCCCGGTTTAGGGACGAAGTGGAATGGGAAAGCCACGATTGACTATTGGCCAGGCTATCGCTGGACAAAAGGTTCGTATGCCTATTATAAAGTCGGGCAATATACGAGATTTGCCGGGGTTGAAGGTGAGGTAGAGGGGCGCTGCTATTTTGCGGGCGATCATGCATCTTTGGATTTTCAAGGGTATATGAACGGAGCGGTAGAGACCGGGGAAGCGGTCGCAAAGGCTCTGGCGAAGAGCGTGAAAGCAAAAGTACTTGTATAG
- a CDS encoding twin-arginine translocase TatA/TatE family subunit — MLSNIGTPGVILIFLLALLVFGPKKLPEIGRAFGQTIKEVKKSAREWTTDDEKREY; from the coding sequence ATGCTGAGCAACATTGGAACACCTGGTGTCATTCTTATTTTCTTGCTTGCCTTGCTTGTTTTTGGACCAAAGAAGCTGCCGGAGATTGGGCGTGCATTCGGTCAGACGATTAAAGAAGTGAAGAAATCGGCCCGTGAATGGACGACAGACGATGAAAAACGAGAGTACTAA
- a CDS encoding penicillin acylase family protein, with translation MRKAVVSVVMSALLLASPALPAVYAKDEKTSTWDVAGLQKPAEILVDKWGVPHIYASSQEDAFFVQGFNVARDRLWQMDLWRKRGLGQLSEVLGPNYAEQDRAARLFLYRGDMKKEWEAYGPDTKQIVTAFVNGINAYIEKTRQNSELLPKEFQMLKYKPAAWTPEDIVRIRSHGLTRNIKNEVARARTLGQFGAETEKIRQRLEPQWTPQIPEGIDYKDIPQDVLTVYNLATKGVAFDQVEPKPDENDLAEEIHRQAKIGSNNWVVGKERTETGRPILANDPHRSLATPSLRYIAHLSAPGMNVIGGGEPILPGISIGHNGKIAFGLTIFSIDQEDLYVYKTNPDNPSEYWYKGKWVPMKKETDEIAIKDGAAKQVTYEYTQHGPVIYKDTAKNQAYAVRAAWLEPGMAPYLGSISYMRASNWKEFSNAMSRWGSPSENQVYADTQGNIGWKPGGLTPVRNNWDGLLPVPGDGRYEWDGFLDAEKLPSEYNPSRGYIATANEMNLPKQYPSQMYKLGFEWATPFRSQRIHEVLEKDKKVSIQDSLRLQSDFQSEPAKRVLPLLKHLKPSDEKQKQALALLKKWDGNLSADSAAGALFEVWYQQHVRQAMVEKLVPEKAKSLVGDGDPVVILELVEKPDQRLGSDPEKVRDELLLRTLTEAVQHVEKLLGPDMEKWKWGELHHAKLTHPLSAFVDEKTKEKIDTPRLPKGGADDTVGDASYGDKDFRQVSGSSYRMVLDVGNWDQSVAVNSPGQSGDYRDPHYQDLYEMWAKGEAFPLLYSREKVEQATEKRFELRPQK, from the coding sequence TTGAGAAAAGCTGTGGTATCTGTTGTCATGAGTGCATTGCTTCTTGCCTCACCCGCTTTACCGGCTGTTTATGCAAAGGATGAGAAGACGAGTACATGGGATGTGGCCGGCTTACAAAAACCGGCGGAGATTCTGGTAGACAAGTGGGGGGTTCCGCATATTTATGCGTCCAGCCAGGAGGATGCTTTTTTTGTACAAGGGTTTAATGTAGCGCGGGATCGCCTGTGGCAGATGGATTTGTGGCGCAAGCGGGGGCTTGGGCAGCTTTCTGAGGTGCTGGGGCCTAACTATGCGGAGCAGGATCGGGCAGCCCGACTGTTTCTTTATCGGGGTGACATGAAGAAGGAGTGGGAGGCATATGGACCGGATACAAAGCAGATCGTGACCGCATTTGTAAACGGTATCAATGCCTATATTGAGAAGACGAGACAAAATTCGGAGCTGCTTCCAAAGGAATTCCAGATGCTGAAGTACAAGCCTGCTGCATGGACACCGGAAGACATTGTGCGGATTCGCAGCCACGGATTAACACGTAACATCAAAAATGAAGTGGCGCGTGCTAGAACGCTTGGCCAGTTTGGTGCAGAGACAGAGAAAATCAGGCAGCGCTTAGAGCCGCAGTGGACTCCGCAAATCCCGGAAGGCATCGATTATAAGGATATTCCACAGGATGTGCTGACCGTATATAATTTGGCTACCAAAGGTGTTGCCTTTGATCAAGTTGAACCTAAGCCGGATGAGAATGATCTGGCAGAAGAGATACACCGTCAGGCCAAAATCGGTAGCAACAACTGGGTGGTAGGCAAAGAACGAACAGAGACAGGGCGACCGATACTTGCCAACGATCCGCATCGCTCTCTGGCGACTCCGTCCTTACGTTACATTGCTCACCTTTCCGCTCCCGGTATGAATGTGATCGGAGGCGGCGAGCCGATTCTGCCGGGTATATCCATCGGTCACAACGGAAAGATAGCCTTTGGATTGACGATCTTCTCCATTGATCAGGAAGATTTATATGTCTACAAGACGAACCCTGATAATCCGTCCGAATACTGGTACAAAGGAAAATGGGTTCCGATGAAAAAAGAAACAGATGAGATTGCCATAAAGGATGGAGCAGCCAAGCAGGTAACGTATGAATATACGCAGCATGGCCCGGTTATTTATAAGGACACGGCAAAAAATCAAGCCTATGCAGTTCGTGCCGCTTGGCTTGAGCCGGGTATGGCGCCGTACCTTGGCAGTATTTCATATATGCGGGCATCCAATTGGAAAGAATTCTCGAATGCAATGAGCCGCTGGGGTTCCCCATCTGAGAATCAGGTGTATGCTGATACACAGGGGAATATCGGCTGGAAGCCGGGCGGGTTAACACCTGTGCGAAATAATTGGGACGGGCTTCTTCCGGTACCGGGCGATGGGCGTTATGAATGGGATGGCTTCTTAGATGCAGAGAAACTGCCTTCGGAATATAATCCGTCCCGTGGTTATATCGCTACCGCCAATGAAATGAATCTGCCCAAACAGTACCCGTCTCAGATGTATAAGCTGGGATTTGAATGGGCGACACCATTCCGTTCACAGCGTATTCATGAGGTATTAGAGAAGGACAAGAAAGTAAGCATTCAAGATTCGCTTCGACTGCAATCTGATTTTCAATCCGAGCCGGCCAAGCGTGTGCTGCCTCTGCTGAAGCACCTGAAGCCTTCAGATGAGAAGCAGAAACAGGCGCTTGCACTGCTGAAGAAGTGGGATGGGAATTTGTCTGCTGATTCGGCTGCAGGGGCGCTCTTTGAAGTATGGTATCAACAGCATGTACGACAAGCGATGGTAGAGAAGCTCGTTCCAGAAAAAGCAAAGTCATTGGTCGGTGATGGCGACCCGGTTGTTATCTTAGAGCTTGTTGAAAAGCCGGATCAGCGTCTTGGCAGCGATCCTGAAAAGGTGCGGGATGAATTATTGCTTCGCACACTCACCGAAGCGGTGCAGCATGTCGAAAAGCTTTTGGGACCGGATATGGAGAAGTGGAAATGGGGCGAGCTGCACCATGCGAAGCTGACGCATCCGCTCTCTGCCTTCGTAGATGAAAAAACAAAGGAGAAAATCGATACGCCTCGTCTTCCAAAAGGCGGAGCGGATGATACGGTAGGGGATGCAAGCTATGGAGACAAAGATTTCCGTCAGGTGAGCGGCTCCTCCTATCGAATGGTACTTGATGTAGGCAACTGGGATCAATCGGTTGCAGTAAATTCACCAGGACAATCCGGTGATTATAGAGACCCGCATTATCAGGATTTGTATGAGATGTGGGCCAAGGGAGAAGCCTTCCCGCTATTGTACAGCCGGGAGAAGGTCGAGCAGGCAACAGAGAAACGATTTGAGCTGCGCCCGCAAAAGTAA
- a CDS encoding aldo/keto reductase yields MITSIFDCTTLHNGVRMPWFGLGVYKSQDGEEVERAVQAAVKVGYRSIDTAALYYNEAGVGRAVQACGVSREELFITTKVWNTDQGYDSTLRAFEESRQKLGLDYLDLYLIHWPVKEKYKDTWRALETLYENGAIRAIGVCNFHVHHLEDLLSDARIVPMVNQVEFHPRLTQKDLLHFCKDKGIQLEAWSPLMRGRLLDDPVLTEIGRNYNKTAAQVILRWDLQHGVVTIPKSVHEERIAANADIFDFVLTSEEMERIDALNRNERSGQDPDHFHFDV; encoded by the coding sequence ATGATTACCAGTATTTTTGACTGTACAACGCTGCATAATGGTGTTCGGATGCCTTGGTTTGGCCTTGGTGTATATAAGTCTCAAGATGGTGAGGAAGTGGAGAGGGCTGTACAGGCAGCCGTCAAGGTCGGCTACCGCAGCATCGACACCGCTGCACTCTACTATAATGAGGCAGGCGTAGGTCGGGCCGTACAGGCGTGCGGTGTTTCTCGCGAAGAATTGTTCATCACCACCAAAGTATGGAACACAGACCAAGGGTATGATTCTACACTGCGGGCCTTTGAAGAGAGCCGCCAAAAGCTTGGCCTTGACTACCTTGATCTATACTTAATCCACTGGCCGGTAAAGGAAAAATACAAGGATACATGGCGTGCACTAGAGACACTCTATGAAAACGGAGCGATACGCGCTATTGGTGTGTGCAACTTCCATGTGCACCATCTCGAAGACTTGCTGTCGGATGCGCGGATCGTACCTATGGTTAATCAAGTAGAATTCCATCCGCGCCTTACCCAAAAGGATCTGCTGCATTTCTGCAAAGATAAGGGTATTCAGCTTGAAGCATGGAGTCCGCTGATGCGCGGCCGACTGCTCGATGATCCTGTGCTTACCGAAATCGGACGCAACTACAACAAGACAGCCGCGCAGGTCATTCTGCGTTGGGATCTGCAGCACGGGGTTGTGACCATACCAAAATCGGTGCATGAAGAGCGAATTGCGGCCAACGCTGATATTTTTGATTTCGTGCTAACGAGTGAAGAAATGGAGCGGATTGATGCCTTGAACCGCAACGAACGCAGCGGGCAAGACCCGGATCACTTCCACTTCGACGTATAA
- a CDS encoding MDR family MFS transporter, with product MEHLEHKQKVTIMIAIIAAMLFAALNQTIVGTALPRIIAELGGMEYYSWIFTIYMLASSVTAILAGKLSDIYGRKPFILLGLGVFIIASLLCGLAETIIQLILYRALQGLGGGLIMSTAFTAIGDLFAPRERGRWQGVMSGVFGLASVFGPTLGGYIVDNADWHWIFWIFLPFGIVAFALIFYMFPSVPRKEGEAVDYFGSVFLTATLIPMLLAFSWAGSKFAWGSSEILSLFAISLAALTIFLLIERKVKSPVLPLFLFKNSIFTLSNMIGFMIGVGMFGAIMYMPIFVQGVIGTSATASGFVMMPMSLSMVLASSVCGQLITKTGKYKTMALFGLFIMIAGLFLMSRMDSHTTNTIAVLYMIVVGLGLGTAFPIFTLTVQNAVEQRLLGVATASTQLFRQLGGTVGVSVMGTVMSQRMMDGMQRTAAEGSMGQIADNPALASKLAALQNPQVLMDPAKLEAIQSNIPASIQPLFDQLVQVLREALSYSLIGVFLSAAIAVGIGFLLTFFLEEIPLRSAAPKTETATSLTAEKMIDEQQREMDDAHNHNVLK from the coding sequence ATGGAACACTTAGAACATAAGCAAAAGGTGACGATTATGATTGCCATCATCGCCGCCATGCTGTTTGCGGCTCTCAACCAAACCATTGTGGGAACCGCCCTTCCCCGTATTATCGCTGAGCTTGGCGGAATGGAATACTATAGCTGGATTTTTACTATTTATATGCTCGCTTCTAGTGTTACTGCCATTCTTGCAGGTAAATTATCAGATATTTACGGTCGTAAACCATTTATCTTGCTTGGCTTAGGCGTTTTCATTATCGCTTCTCTTCTCTGTGGTTTGGCCGAGACAATCATCCAGTTAATTTTATATCGGGCTCTACAGGGGCTTGGCGGGGGCTTGATCATGTCAACAGCGTTCACGGCGATCGGTGATTTGTTTGCCCCCAGAGAGCGTGGCCGTTGGCAGGGAGTCATGAGTGGTGTATTCGGGCTTGCCAGTGTCTTCGGCCCAACGCTTGGCGGCTACATCGTTGACAATGCCGACTGGCACTGGATCTTCTGGATTTTCCTGCCCTTCGGTATTGTCGCTTTTGCGCTGATCTTCTATATGTTCCCTTCCGTTCCGCGTAAAGAAGGGGAGGCGGTTGATTATTTCGGTTCCGTGTTTTTGACAGCGACGCTCATTCCGATGCTGCTCGCCTTTTCCTGGGCCGGTTCAAAATTCGCTTGGGGTTCTAGCGAAATTCTCAGCCTGTTTGCTATTTCACTTGCTGCGCTCACTATCTTCCTCCTGATCGAGCGCAAAGTAAAAAGCCCGGTATTGCCGCTGTTTTTATTTAAAAATAGCATCTTCACACTGTCGAACATGATCGGCTTTATGATAGGAGTTGGAATGTTCGGCGCGATTATGTATATGCCTATCTTCGTTCAAGGCGTAATCGGAACCTCTGCAACTGCATCAGGCTTTGTGATGATGCCCATGTCGCTTAGTATGGTGCTCGCAAGCTCCGTCTGCGGCCAGCTCATTACGAAGACAGGAAAGTATAAAACAATGGCCCTATTCGGCCTGTTTATCATGATTGCAGGACTTTTTCTCATGTCACGTATGGATAGCCATACGACAAATACAATAGCCGTACTTTATATGATTGTGGTGGGACTTGGACTTGGTACCGCGTTCCCTATCTTTACTCTAACGGTACAAAATGCGGTGGAGCAGCGCCTGCTCGGTGTCGCTACCGCTTCCACCCAACTATTTCGCCAGTTGGGCGGAACCGTAGGCGTCTCGGTTATGGGAACCGTGATGAGCCAGCGCATGATGGATGGCATGCAGAGGACGGCTGCCGAAGGGAGTATGGGACAGATCGCAGACAATCCTGCGCTCGCAAGCAAGCTCGCTGCACTCCAGAACCCTCAGGTGCTTATGGACCCTGCCAAGCTAGAGGCGATTCAATCCAATATCCCGGCTTCCATTCAACCGCTGTTTGACCAGCTCGTTCAGGTGCTTAGAGAAGCGCTTTCCTATTCGCTGATCGGCGTATTTCTATCGGCGGCGATAGCGGTTGGAATCGGCTTTCTGCTCACATTTTTCCTAGAGGAAATACCGCTTCGCTCTGCGGCTCCAAAAACCGAGACGGCTACCTCGCTTACAGCCGAAAAGATGATAGATGAACAGCAGAGAGAGATGGATGATGCACACAATCATAATGTGCTAAAATAA
- a CDS encoding flagellar brake protein, with translation MFPSVNQVVRLVSYDERNEEKKYKAIVADITDEFIMITYPIDEQNGHTALLVDGSSLYVSYIQSDGAQYEFLTVIVRRKRENIPMLVLIKPAADTIRRIQRRDYLRVPTKLKLDFFWDTEGEPKTYAGLTVDVSGGGIKFMCSAKTPWPDGIHILACKLYVPEIGPQNIKTKQELCIPLKAKIIRRSAPDVNGLQTVALTYDEIAEVHREKIIRYCFARQLEIKNKALP, from the coding sequence GTGTTTCCTTCAGTGAATCAAGTGGTTCGGCTTGTTTCTTATGATGAAAGAAATGAAGAAAAAAAATATAAAGCGATTGTGGCTGATATAACGGATGAATTCATTATGATTACGTATCCGATTGATGAGCAGAACGGACATACGGCGCTGCTTGTAGATGGAAGCTCACTGTACGTAAGCTACATTCAATCTGACGGAGCGCAGTACGAGTTTCTTACCGTCATTGTCCGCCGAAAGCGTGAGAACATTCCCATGCTGGTGCTTATTAAGCCTGCAGCAGACACAATCCGGCGTATTCAACGCAGGGATTATCTTCGCGTACCAACAAAATTAAAGCTCGATTTCTTCTGGGATACAGAAGGTGAACCAAAAACGTATGCCGGTCTTACAGTTGATGTAAGCGGTGGAGGCATTAAATTCATGTGCAGTGCCAAAACGCCTTGGCCTGATGGCATTCATATTCTCGCATGTAAATTGTATGTCCCAGAAATCGGTCCGCAGAACATAAAAACAAAGCAGGAGTTATGCATTCCGCTAAAAGCGAAAATCATCCGCCGTTCTGCACCTGATGTGAACGGTCTGCAAACGGTCGCCCTTACGTATGATGAAATTGCGGAAGTGCATAGAGAAAAAATCATTCGCTATTGCTTTGCCAGACAGTTGGAGATCAAAAACAAAGCACTGCCGTAA
- a CDS encoding patatin-like phospholipase family protein — protein MERTGLVLEGGGMRGVYSGGVLDFFIEHSLYFPYVIGVSAGACHGSSYVAKQKGRNKKVTIDYINHPQYLSYRNLFREKSLFGMNLIFDELPNRLVPFDFDTFYSSSQSFMVGTTDCITGEPVYFSKDSADMLTVLRASCSLPFVSPAVTINGKELLDGGVSDPIPIRKAIADGNEKNVIILTRNKGYQKEAFKLKWLAGKVYKKYPGLVSSLIRRHIVYNETLAYIEQLEREGRVFVIRPTRPIEVDRMEKNKEKLGRLYDQGYEDAKRTADALAQWLAV, from the coding sequence ATGGAGCGGACTGGATTGGTGCTTGAAGGAGGCGGAATGCGAGGCGTCTATTCGGGTGGAGTGCTCGATTTCTTTATTGAACATAGCCTATACTTTCCGTATGTGATTGGCGTATCGGCAGGCGCTTGTCACGGCTCATCCTATGTTGCGAAGCAAAAAGGCCGAAATAAGAAAGTGACCATTGATTATATTAATCATCCGCAATATCTTAGCTATCGGAATTTATTCCGTGAAAAAAGTTTATTTGGTATGAACCTTATTTTTGACGAACTTCCCAATCGGCTGGTGCCGTTTGATTTTGATACATTTTACTCGTCTTCTCAGAGTTTTATGGTGGGTACGACGGATTGCATAACCGGGGAGCCTGTCTATTTCTCAAAAGATTCAGCGGACATGTTAACGGTGCTGCGCGCATCATGCAGTTTGCCGTTTGTATCTCCGGCTGTGACGATTAACGGAAAGGAATTGCTAGATGGCGGAGTCTCAGATCCGATCCCGATTCGCAAAGCGATCGCAGATGGCAATGAGAAGAATGTGATCATTCTTACACGTAATAAAGGATATCAAAAAGAAGCGTTCAAGCTAAAATGGCTTGCTGGAAAAGTATATAAAAAGTATCCGGGTCTTGTGAGTAGTCTCATCCGTCGCCATATAGTATACAATGAGACGCTTGCATACATCGAACAATTAGAGCGTGAGGGACGGGTTTTTGTTATCCGGCCTACGCGTCCTATTGAAGTTGATCGGATGGAGAAGAACAAAGAGAAGTTGGGCAGATTGTATGATCAAGGATACGAGGATGCAAAGCGGACAGCCGATGCACTTGCACAGTGGCTGGCTGTGTAA
- a CDS encoding YrzA family protein: protein MDFKLERIHDKVEFFEAHDLKTLERKIDEQIENNKVLMLEVHSVTHHVAFAPDAARPLYTAVVHFKAKA, encoded by the coding sequence ATGGATTTCAAACTCGAACGCATTCATGACAAAGTAGAGTTTTTTGAAGCGCACGATCTAAAGACACTAGAGAGAAAAATCGACGAGCAAATCGAAAACAACAAAGTGCTCATGCTTGAAGTGCATTCCGTTACGCATCACGTAGCCTTTGCACCGGATGCGGCACGCCCCTTATATACTGCAGTTGTCCATTTTAAAGCGAAAGCATAA
- a CDS encoding exonuclease SbcCD subunit D, which produces MKFFHTADWHLGKIIQSVYMTEDQEYILHQFIDAVREEKPDAILIAGDLYDRAVPPTEAVELLNRTLHELVVNQKTPVLAIAGNHDSPDRIAFASSIMQGQGLYLSGRLDGDFAPVVLHDEYGPVHVYLVPYADPSRVRTVLGDEEIRTHDDAARAITNRILEARIPGVRCVLVGHAFVTPSGEKEDMENASDAERPLSIGGAEYVHARYFKPFQYTALGHLHQAHHVGDETIRYAGSPLKYSISEEKHKKGFYIVEMDGEGQVRVDKRLLAPRRDMRTVRATMEELERHERSDDYVFVQLTDENPVLSAMERIRSVYPYAMHVTQQLMIPQAEELTAERIEPAEKDDVALFRAFYKEVKGAELSAEKEEVFRSVLEEVFAKEGERV; this is translated from the coding sequence GTGAAATTTTTTCATACAGCCGATTGGCACTTAGGAAAGATCATTCAGTCCGTATACATGACGGAAGATCAGGAATATATCTTGCACCAGTTTATTGATGCAGTACGGGAAGAGAAGCCCGATGCTATATTGATTGCGGGCGATTTATATGATCGGGCCGTACCGCCTACAGAAGCGGTAGAGCTATTAAATCGAACGCTGCATGAGCTTGTAGTGAATCAGAAGACACCGGTGCTTGCCATCGCAGGCAATCATGACAGTCCGGACCGCATTGCCTTTGCCAGCAGCATTATGCAGGGACAGGGCCTGTATCTTTCGGGACGGCTTGATGGCGATTTTGCGCCGGTGGTGCTTCATGATGAATACGGACCGGTACATGTGTACCTTGTGCCGTATGCAGACCCAAGCCGCGTACGTACAGTGCTTGGGGATGAAGAGATTCGCACCCATGATGATGCTGCCCGTGCGATTACAAATCGTATTCTTGAAGCTCGTATCCCTGGTGTGCGCTGTGTGCTCGTTGGTCATGCATTCGTTACTCCGTCAGGCGAGAAGGAAGACATGGAGAATGCGAGTGATGCGGAACGACCGCTTTCCATCGGTGGTGCAGAATATGTTCATGCCCGTTATTTTAAGCCATTTCAGTATACGGCGCTCGGTCATCTGCATCAAGCCCATCATGTTGGAGATGAGACGATTCGTTATGCGGGTTCACCGCTTAAGTACTCCATTTCGGAAGAGAAGCACAAGAAGGGCTTCTATATTGTAGAGATGGACGGGGAGGGTCAGGTTCGTGTGGACAAGCGTCTGCTTGCCCCGCGCCGGGATATGCGTACGGTGCGTGCTACCATGGAAGAGTTGGAGCGGCATGAGCGAAGTGATGATTACGTGTTCGTACAGCTAACGGATGAGAACCCGGTACTCTCAGCAATGGAGCGCATCCGCTCGGTCTATCCTTATGCGATGCATGTTACACAGCAGTTGATGATTCCGCAGGCTGAAGAGCTAACGGCGGAGCGCATAGAGCCTGCAGAGAAGGATGATGTGGCGTTATTTCGTGCATTTTATAAGGAAGTAAAAGGAGCGGAGTTGAGCGCGGAGAAGGAAGAAGTATTCCGCTCGGTGCTTGAAGAAGTATTCGCCAAAGAAGGGGAGCGCGTATGA